CAAATTCTTGGGCGATTTCAGTCACAGGAGTCACAAACCGGGCGTTTTCATCGTTGAAGTTGTGATTAGGGATATTGTTAGAATTGATCGTGCAGGTATCTTGCTTATATTGAATATCTAGCTTGCCAGAAAATTGTTTTTTGTTTTGAATATCGGTAACTGAAGACACGTAATTATTCACGTAATCAATACAACTACCTGAAGTATTACCAAGTATTAGATCGGTAATGTCTATTTTCCCAATATGTTTAGCTGAGGTATGACTGCTATTTGCTTCGGCATGCACCGCGACATAGGTAACTAAACTTAAACACAAAGATAAGCTCAGTAAACGAATTGCTAATTGCACAATAATCTCTCTTAATAATAACCAAAACTAAGGCACAGTCTTGAAGAGGAGAGGTGATAAGTCAAAGGCCTTTACAGTTATTTTACAAGCCTAGGTGATTAAACTAGACGGCTGAGTGTACTGGTTAAAAGAGATTTCGCCTCATATCGTTATTCGCTGCACTAGAAAGGATCTATCGTTAGTGTGTTCTTTAATCGACATCTCTTTGGTAGTTAATGTTAGAAAAGGTTATCAAACTTTCAATGATCCCTTGGACGGCATAGAAGTTAGCCCAATCATTTGAATTATCGACATTTACTCTAGTTTGTGGATCTTGAGCTTGTAGGTAATTACCGAATTTAAGATATGACTCGGTGCTATCTTCAACAGTTCGTGAAAAGCTTTCGCCGAAAGCAGAAACTGTGACAAAACCATGATCGTTTATCACTCTAAAATCAATTGTTTGCCCACTGATTATGGTGCTTAACAATTGTTTGTCTTCGCCTGAGCCATCTTCCCTTGCTAACCTAACATACACATCAAAAATCCCATTACTGGCAACACTATCACTTTCGACACCAGCAGTATTGGCAGTAAACCCTGATTCACTGGTATCAGCAACATAGAGTTTCATTATGGTACCTGTATCACTGGCATGGTGCTGAGCAATTATTGTTTTAGATCCATCAGACATTTCTATTTTTATATTGGCTTGGAAGTCTTCGTACACTTCTGTCATAGCGACACGCTTTTCTGATTTGATTTTAAGCTCGTGTCTCCAACCATTGCCGTTTGGTGTGACATGTTGCTCGCGTAAAGCATCAAATTCCATATTATCACCCACTCTTGGATCTGCACCTTCTCTATCCCAGTTGCTCATATCAAATACACCAAGAGTGGTATGAACATCTTGTTTATCAGGATCTTCTACTTGTTCAGTTTCAGTAGGAGATACATTGATACTCCCATCTTTAACTGCAGAACTGCCACTACATGCGCATAAAAACAATGAAACAAAAGATACAACCACAACACTTAAAGACATATACAACATAACAATCACCTAGACATTAATCGCCCGAACCTGAGCTTATTTAAAAGAGAACAATTTAAGAAATGCATCGTGTAATTCAAATAAAAAAGCGAGCAATATACAAATTGGTAATAACTATAACATTAATTAAATATCTGTTGGTAATAACATCATTTAAACAAATGACCAATATAGACATTACCAATTTTTAAAATTCCAAGTAACACTTTTTAAAGCAATAAAAAAAGGCCACCGAAGTGACCTTTTTTGAATCATTTAATGTCTAGGACAATTAAAGGATTTTAGTGACGACCGCCAGTGATGGCGGAAGTACCGATTATGCAGGAGCAATCATCTGCCTACGCCAGCACACTATTCAACTGATGTATGTCACACATCCATGATGATCATCACCCAGAAAAAACATACTTGTTTTTCCGTTCAATCAGGCGTTGCTGCGCAACTAAAAATTCTGATTTCACCCCTTCGGGGCCATGCTGCGCATGTTCACCAAGATTTGTAGGAACAAATCAGAACAGCTTTAGCTGGCCTGCGTAGCAGGTGAGTCACATGGACGTGACGAATACTTTTGTTCCAGACAAAATAGTCTCGGAGTATCCGCTTGGGGCCGTACTGTAGATGCTGGCTCCCATAAAAAAAGGCCACCGAAGTGACCTTTTTTGAATCATTTAATGTCTATGACAATTAAAGGATTTTAGTGACGACCGCCAGGGATGGCGGAAGTACCGATTATGCAGGAGCAATCATCTGCCTACGCCAGCACACTATTCAACTGATGTATGTCACACATCCATGATGATCATCACCCAGAAAAAACATCCTTGTTTTTCCGTTCAATCAGGCGTTGCTGCGCAACTAAAAATTCTGATTTCACCCCTTCGGGGCCATGCTGCGCATGTTCACCAAGATTTGTAGGAACAAATCAGAACAGCTTTAGCTGGCCTGCGTAGCAGGTGAGTCACATGGACGTGACGAATACTTTTGTTCCAGACAAAATAGTCACGGAGTATCCGCTTGGGGCCGTACTGTAGATGCTGGCTCCCATAAAAAAAGGCCACCGAAGTGACCTTTCTTGAATCATTTAATGTCTATGACAATTAAAGGATTTTAGCTACAACGCCAGCACCAACAGTACGGCCACCTTCACGGATAGCGAAGCGTAAACCTTCGTCCATCGCGATTGGGTTGATTAGTTCAACTTTAAATTTCAAGTTGTCACCAGGCATCACCATTTCTACGCCTTCAGGAAGCTCTACAGCACCTGTTACGTCAGTTGTACGGAAGTAGAACTGTGGACGGTAACCTTTGAAGAATGGAGTATGACGGCCACCTTCATCTTTAGACAATACATAAACTTCTGCTTCGAAGCTTGTGTGTGGGTTGATAGAACCAGGCTTAGCTAGTACTTGACCACGTTCTACGTCTTCACGTTTAGTACCACGTAAAAGTGCACCAACGTTCTCACCAGCACGACCTTCGTCTAGAAGCTTACGGAACATTTCAACACCAGTACAAGTAGATTTAGTTGTATCTTTGATACCAACGATTTCTACTTCATCACCTGTGCGTAAAATACCACGCTCAACACGACCAGTTACAACCGTACCACGACCAGAGATTGAGAAAACATCTTCAATAGGAAGTAGGAAAGGCTTATCAACATCACGCTCTGGCTCTGGGATATATGTATCTAGCGCTTCAGCTAGTTCAATGATTTTCGCTTCCCATTCTGCTTCGCCTTCAAGAGCTTTAAGAGCAGAACCTTGGATAACAGGAAGGTCGTCACCAGGGAATTCGTATTCAGAAAGTAATTCACGTACTTCCATTTCTACCAATTCTAGTAATTCTTCGTCGTCAACCATGTCACATTTGTTCATGAAAACAACCATGTAAGGAACGCCAACCTGACGACCTAACAAGATGTGCTCACGAGTTTGTGGCATAGGACCATCTGTAGCAGCAACAACCAAAATCGCGCCATCCATTTGAGCAGCACCAGTGATCATGTTTTTAACATAATCGGCGTGACCAGGACAATCTACGTGTGCGTAGTGACGAGTAGGGGTGTCATATTCAACGTGAGACGTTGAAATAGTAATACCACGCTCGCGTTCTTCAGGAGCATTATCGATTTGATCGAAAGCTGATGCATCACCACCGTAAGTTTTTGCCAATACAGTTGTGATAGCTGCTGTTAATGTTGTTTTACCGTGGTCAACGTGGCCGATAGTACCGACGTTTACATGCGGTTTAGTACGTTCAAACTTTGCTTTTGCCATTTTACTGGTTTCCTAAGTTAAAAATCTGGCTCTTTTTAGTGTAGAGACCAGACCAGACCTTCATTAAAAATCTAAGACAGTCGTGCATCAGTAATCGCTTTTGCGACATTACTGGGCACTTCCGAGTAATTATAAAATTCCATAGAGTATGACGCACGCCCCTGAGTTGCACTGCGCAAGTCAGTAGCATAACCAAACATTTCAGATAAAGGTACTTTTGCATGTACTATTTTTATACCTGCAATACCATCATCCATGCCTTCAATCATACCGCGGCGCCTGTTAAGGTCACCGACTACGTCACCCATCCAGTCTTCTGGAGTGGTAACTTCAACTTTCATAGTAGGCTCAAGTAATACTGGGTTTGCTTCTGCAGCCCCTTTCTTGAATCCCATCGACCCAGCGATTTTAAACGCCATTTCTGAAGAGTCAACATCATGATACGAACCATCAAACAAGGTGACTTTTACATCAAGCACCGGGTATCCAGCTACTACACCATTTTGCATTTGCTCCTCGATACCTTTATCAACAGATGAAATGAATTCTTTAGGAACCGTTCCACCTACAATCTTGTTGACAAATTCGTATCCAGCGCCTTCTTCATTAGGTTCGATAGTTAACCAGACGTGGCCATATTGACCTTTTCCGCCTGATTGACGAACAAACTTACCTTCAGCATCAACTTTTTTGCGTATTGTTTCGCGATAGGCAACCTGAGGTTTACCTACATTACACTCAACATTAAACTCACGCTTCATCCGGTCCACAATAATATCTAAGTGCAGTTCACCCATACCTGAAATAATTGTTTGTCCTGATTCGTCATCAGTGTGTACCTTAAAAGAAGGATCTTCAGCCGCTAGTTTACCTAGTGCGATACCCATTCTTTCTTGGTCTGGTTGAGAGCGAGGTTCTACAGCAATAGAAATAACCGGTTCCGGAAACTCCATTCGCTCAAGGGTGATAATATGATTTGGATCACACAAAGTGTCACCTGTTGTCACATCTTTCAGCCCAATTGCTGCTGCTATATCGCCTGCGCGCACTTCTTTAAGCTCTTCTCTGTCTTTAGCATGCATTTGAACTATACGGCCAAAACGTTCACGCTTAGCTTTTACTGGGTTATAAACAGAGTCGCCTGAGTTTACAACACCGGAATAGCAACGGAAAAAAGTTAAAGTACCAACAAAGGGGTCGGTAGCAATTTTAAATGCTAACGCAGAAAATGGAGCACTATCGTCAGCTTGACGAGTTGCTTCAGTTTCATCTTTGTCGTTTAGCACACCTTTAATAGGTGGAACATCCATGGGTGCAGGTAAATATTCAATAACTGAATCAAGTACCGCTTGTACACCTTTGTTTTTGAATGCCGAACCACAGGTGGCAAGTACAATTTCATTCGCTAGAGTACGTTTTCGTAGACCAAATTTGATTTCTTCTTCGGTTAGCTCTTCGCCTTCCAAATACTTATTCATCAACTCATCAGTTGCTTCAGCTGCAGCTTCAATTAACTCAGTACGAAGCTCTGTCGCACGGTCGAGTAAATCTGCTGGAACCTCTGTGTAGTTAAAAGTCATACCTTGATCAGATTCATTCCAATCTATGGCTTTCATCTTGATAAGATCAACTACACCTTCAAAGGTTTCTTCAGCACCTATGTTGAGATGAATAGGCACACAATTAGCACCTAATCGTTTTCTAATTTGTTCTACTACACGTTCAAAATCTGCTCCAGCTCGGTCCATTTTGTTAACAAATACCATACGCGGAACGTGGTATTTATCAGCTTGACGCCAAACTGTTTCAGATTGAGGCTCTACTCCAGACGAACCACAAAACACCACAACAGCACCATCGAGTACACGTAAAGAACGTTCGACTTCAATAGTGAAATCTACGTGTCCTGGGGTATCAATGATGTTGATTCGATGTTGTTCGTATTGTTTGTCCATTCCCGACCAAAAACAGGTCGTCGCTGCGGAAGTAATGGTAATACCGCGTTCTTGCTCTTGTTCCATCCAGTCCATAGTGGCTGCGCCATCATGCACTTCACCTAGTTTATGCGATAAACCAGTGTAGAAAAGGACACGCTCAGTTGTCGTGGTTTTACCCGCGTCAACATGAGCAACGATTCCAATATTCCGATAACGCTCAAGGGGCGTATTACGAGCCATAGCTTTCTCTTATTACCAACGGTAGTGAGCGAATGCTTTGTTAGCTTCGGCCATACGGTGAACGTCTTCACGTTTCTTAACCGCTGAACCTTTATTTTCTGCAGCATCGAGCATTTCAGCTGCAAGGCGTTGAGCCATTGATTTTTCACCACGTTTACGAGCAGCGTCAACCAACCAACGCATACCTAGTGCATTTCGACGAACGGGACGAACTTCTACAGGTACTTGGTATGTAGAACCACCAACACGACGAGATTTAACCTCGACTGTAGGGCGGATGTTGTCCAACGCTTCTTCAAAGATGTCTAAGTGTGCTTTGTCAGCTTTAGAAGCAACAATTTCTAGCGCGCCGTAAACGATTTTTTCAGCAGTCGATTTTTTGCCGTCTAACATAACGACATTCATAAATTTAGCAAGTAACTCTGATCCGAACTTAGGATCGGGTAGGATTTTACGTTGACCTACGACTCTTCTTCTTGGCATTTTAAATTCTCCGTAGAATTTTCAGGATATTCCCAAAACTCAATTAATACTTTAGTTTGGCCTTACTAACGGAGAACCGTTAAGACTTAGGCCTTTTTGCGCCGTATTTAGAACGGCCGGCTCTTCTATCACTTACGCCTGCACAATCTAATGTACCGCGAACAGTGTGATAACGAACACCTGGTAAATCTTTAACACGACCACCACGAATAAGAACAACACTGTGCTCTTGTAAGTTGTGACCTTCACCACCAATGTATGAAGAAACTTCAAAACCATTAGTAAGACGAACACGACATACTTTACGTAATGCTGAGTTCGGTTTTTTTGGTGTGGTTGTATATACACGAGTACATACTCCACGACGTTGTGGGCAGGCCTGCAAAGCAGCAACGTTGCTCTTCACTACTGGCTTTTGGCGGGGCTTGCGCACTAACTGGTTAACTGTTGCCATTAACTAGCTCCTGATTAAAATTACGACTGTTTGACCCATCTTGTGGGCCGTAAACGCGAAAAATCCGCGAACCGTAATTAAGTGGCAGTAAAGTCACCTAATTTCGGGTCGCGGAAGTCTAATGATCAATTGATGAACTGTCAAGTAAGACTGCTGCTAAACTACACAATATGTGGGTTTAAGCAACAATCTAACTTAATTAGATCATTTATAGATCCTATTTTTTACTCGTCGGCAGGAGTATCCGTTACTTCAGCATTTAATGCTTCAGTTAAGGCTAACTCTGCTTCAGATGCAGAAACTGAAGGTTCTTCACGTTCCTGCATTTCAGCTAGTTTTCTAGCTGTACGTTTTTGGTGATACGAGAAGCCGGTACCGGCAGGTATCAAACGCCCAACAATTACGTTTTCTTTCAAGCCGCGTAACTCATCTTCTTTACCTTGCACTGCTGCTTCGGTAAGTACACGAGTGGTTTCTTGGAAAGAAGCCGCTGAGATAAATGACTCAGTAGACAAAGACGCCTTAGTGATACCCAATAACTGTGTTTCATACTGAGCAGGAATTTTTCCTTGCTTTTCAATTTCACGGTTAGCGATCTTCACGTTAGACACTTCAACTTGTTCGCCTTCTAGGAATTTAGTATCCCCAGAATAAGTGATCATACACTTACGTAACATTTGACGGATAACTACTTCGATGTGCTTATCGTTAATTTTTACCCCTTGTAGGCGGTAAACTTCTTGTACTTCGTTAACGATATAGTTAGAAACAGCACTGATACCACGTAGTCTAAGGATGTCATGCGGTGACTCTGGGCCATCAGCAATAACTTCACCTTTTTCAACGTTTTCACCTTCGAACACGTTCAGATTACGCCATTTCGGAATCATCTCTTCATAATGATCACCTGTTTTAGGTGTAATCATTAAGCGTTTCTTACCTTTAGTCTCTTTACCATATCCAATCATACCTGATACTTCAGCTAGGATGGCAGGCTCTTTAGGCTTACGTGCTTCGAACAAGTCAGCAACACGTGGTAGACCACCGGTAATATCACGAGTTTTCGAACTTTCTTGTGGTATACGAGCTAAAACATCACCTGGCTTAGCATCCATTCCGTCCGTTGCTTCAATAGTTGTAAAGCTCGGTAAACGAATTTCTTGTAAACCAAATTCATCACTCTCAAGAATTAACTTAGGCTCTTTAGCGTTAGCTTTAGATAAGTCATTAACTACTATACGAGTTAAACCTGTAAGCTCATCTTGTTGCATTTCAGTGTTACTATCATCAACATCAGCAAAGCTAATTTTAGCTGCACGTTCTGTAACGATTGGATGTGAATGCGGGTCCCAGTTAGCAACAATCTCACCAGAGGTTACTGAAGAACCGTCTTTAGTCGTAAGAATCGCACCGTAAGGAACCTTATAACGCTCTTTCTCACGACCTTGATCATCAATAATAGTGATTTCGGTTGAACGAGAAACAATCACAACTTTTTCGTCTGTATTAATAACAAACTTAGCGTTATGCAGTTTCAAAGTACCAGTAGTTTTAACTTGCACGTTGTTTTCAGCAGATGCTCTAGATGCAGCACCACCGATGTGGAACGTACGCATGGTTAACTGTGTACCAGGTTCACCAATTGATTGAGCTGCGATAACACCAACAGACTCACCATGGCCAACCATGTGTCCACGAGCCAAGTCTCGGCCGTAACATCTAGCACAAACACCAAAGTCATTTTCACAAGTAATAACCGAACGAACTTGAATTTGATCTACAGAATTCACTTCTAATAAATCAACCAAAGCTTCATCTAACAGAACATTACGCTCTACTAAGATTTCATTCGTACCAGGTTTAAGTACGTCTTCAGCGACAGTACGACCTAGTACACGTTCGCGCAATGGTTCTACAACGTCGCCACCCTCGATTAGAGGTGTCATTTTAACGCCTTCGAAAGTACCACAGTCATCATTGTTAATAACTAAATCTTGCGCAACGTCAACTAAACGACGAGTTAGATAACCCGAGTTAGCTGTTTTCAATGCTGTATCGGCCAAACCTTTACGAGCACCGTGAGTTGAAATAAAGTACTGAAGTACGTTTAGACCTTCACGGAAGTTTGCAGTAATCGGTGTTTCGATGATTGAGCCATCTGGCTTTGCCATCAGACCACGCATACCCGCCAATTGACGAATCTGTGCAGCACTACCACGAGCACCGGAGTCGGCCATCATGAATACTGAGTTGAAAGAGGCTTGCTCTTCCATCTCACCATCACGATTTTTAACTGTTTCTTTAGACAAGTTTTCCATCATGGCTTTTGCGACTTTTTCGTTCGCATTAGACCAGATATCGATTACTTTGTTGTAACGTTCACCAGCAGTAACAAGACCTGATTGGAATTGTTCCTGGATTTCACGTACTTCTGCTTCTGCTGCCTCGATTATATCTTTCTTAGCATCAGGGATAACCATGTCATCAATACCAACAGATGCACCGGCGATCATCGCATAATGGAAACCTGTATACATGATTTGGTCAGCAGCTATTACTGTATCTTTCAAACCTAGAGTACGGTAACAAGCATTCAACAGCTTAGAAATATTCTTTTTACCCATAGCTTTGTTGATAATTTCGAAAGGTACACCTTTAGGCAAAGCTTCAGAGAAAATTGCACGACCAACAGTTGTATCTGTCAATGTTACAGTTTCTGTTCTGTTACCTTCTTCATCTGTGAAGTATTCAGTAATACGTACTTTGACCCTAGCGTGTAACTCAGCATGACCTGTACGGTACGCTTTTTCAGCTTCTTTCGGGCTAGTAAACACCATGCCTTCACCTAGACCATTTACACGGTCACGGGTCATATAATACAAGCCCATTACAACGTCCTGAGAAGGTACGATGATCGGCTCACCATTGGCTGGTGATAATATGTTGTTGGTAGACATCATTAGTGCACGAGATTCAAGCTGTGCTTCAATCGTTAACGGCACGTGAACAGCCATTTGGTCACCATCGAAATCGGCGTTGTAAGCAGCACATACTAATGGGTGCAACTGAATCGCTTTACCTTCG
The sequence above is a segment of the Paraglaciecola sp. L3A3 genome. Coding sequences within it:
- the fusA gene encoding elongation factor G; this encodes MARNTPLERYRNIGIVAHVDAGKTTTTERVLFYTGLSHKLGEVHDGAATMDWMEQEQERGITITSAATTCFWSGMDKQYEQHRINIIDTPGHVDFTIEVERSLRVLDGAVVVFCGSSGVEPQSETVWRQADKYHVPRMVFVNKMDRAGADFERVVEQIRKRLGANCVPIHLNIGAEETFEGVVDLIKMKAIDWNESDQGMTFNYTEVPADLLDRATELRTELIEAAAEATDELMNKYLEGEELTEEEIKFGLRKRTLANEIVLATCGSAFKNKGVQAVLDSVIEYLPAPMDVPPIKGVLNDKDETEATRQADDSAPFSALAFKIATDPFVGTLTFFRCYSGVVNSGDSVYNPVKAKRERFGRIVQMHAKDREELKEVRAGDIAAAIGLKDVTTGDTLCDPNHIITLERMEFPEPVISIAVEPRSQPDQERMGIALGKLAAEDPSFKVHTDDESGQTIISGMGELHLDIIVDRMKREFNVECNVGKPQVAYRETIRKKVDAEGKFVRQSGGKGQYGHVWLTIEPNEEGAGYEFVNKIVGGTVPKEFISSVDKGIEEQMQNGVVAGYPVLDVKVTLFDGSYHDVDSSEMAFKIAGSMGFKKGAAEANPVLLEPTMKVEVTTPEDWMGDVVGDLNRRRGMIEGMDDGIAGIKIVHAKVPLSEMFGYATDLRSATQGRASYSMEFYNYSEVPSNVAKAITDARLS
- the rpsL gene encoding 30S ribosomal protein S12 produces the protein MATVNQLVRKPRQKPVVKSNVAALQACPQRRGVCTRVYTTTPKKPNSALRKVCRVRLTNGFEVSSYIGGEGHNLQEHSVVLIRGGRVKDLPGVRYHTVRGTLDCAGVSDRRAGRSKYGAKRPKS
- a CDS encoding polysaccharide lyase family 7 protein; translation: MLYMSLSVVVVSFVSLFLCACSGSSAVKDGSINVSPTETEQVEDPDKQDVHTTLGVFDMSNWDREGADPRVGDNMEFDALREQHVTPNGNGWRHELKIKSEKRVAMTEVYEDFQANIKIEMSDGSKTIIAQHHASDTGTIMKLYVADTSESGFTANTAGVESDSVASNGIFDVYVRLAREDGSGEDKQLLSTIISGQTIDFRVINDHGFVTVSAFGESFSRTVEDSTESYLKFGNYLQAQDPQTRVNVDNSNDWANFYAVQGIIESLITFSNINYQRDVD
- the tuf gene encoding elongation factor Tu, encoding MAKAKFERTKPHVNVGTIGHVDHGKTTLTAAITTVLAKTYGGDASAFDQIDNAPEERERGITISTSHVEYDTPTRHYAHVDCPGHADYVKNMITGAAQMDGAILVVAATDGPMPQTREHILLGRQVGVPYMVVFMNKCDMVDDEELLELVEMEVRELLSEYEFPGDDLPVIQGSALKALEGEAEWEAKIIELAEALDTYIPEPERDVDKPFLLPIEDVFSISGRGTVVTGRVERGILRTGDEVEIVGIKDTTKSTCTGVEMFRKLLDEGRAGENVGALLRGTKREDVERGQVLAKPGSINPHTSFEAEVYVLSKDEGGRHTPFFKGYRPQFYFRTTDVTGAVELPEGVEMVMPGDNLKFKVELINPIAMDEGLRFAIREGGRTVGAGVVAKIL
- the rpsG gene encoding 30S ribosomal protein S7, encoding MPRRRVVGQRKILPDPKFGSELLAKFMNVVMLDGKKSTAEKIVYGALEIVASKADKAHLDIFEEALDNIRPTVEVKSRRVGGSTYQVPVEVRPVRRNALGMRWLVDAARKRGEKSMAQRLAAEMLDAAENKGSAVKKREDVHRMAEANKAFAHYRW
- the rpoC gene encoding DNA-directed RNA polymerase subunit beta', whose product is MKDLLKFLKQQHKTEEFDNIRIGLASPEMIRSWSFGEVKKPETINYRTFKPERDGLFCARIFGPVKDYECLCGKYKRLKHRGVICEKCGVEVTLTKVRRERMGHIELASPVAHIWFLKSLPSRIGLMLDMTLRDIERVLYFESYVVSEPGMTTLERSQLLTEEEYLDALEEHGDEFEAKMGAEAVFELLKALDVDADVVSMREELPSINSETKRKKITKRLKLLESFQLSGNKPEWMILTVLPVLPPDLRPLVPLDGGRFATSDLNDLYRRVINRNNRLKRLLDLAAPDIIVRNEKRMLQEAVDALLDNGRRGRAITGSNKRPLKSLADMIKGKQGRFRQNLLGKRVDYSGRSVITVGPTLRLHQCGLPKKMALELFKPFIYGKLEGRGLATTIKAAKKLVEREDPEVWDVLDEVIREHPVLLNRAPTLHRLGIQAFEPILIEGKAIQLHPLVCAAYNADFDGDQMAVHVPLTIEAQLESRALMMSTNNILSPANGEPIIVPSQDVVMGLYYMTRDRVNGLGEGMVFTSPKEAEKAYRTGHAELHARVKVRITEYFTDEEGNRTETVTLTDTTVGRAIFSEALPKGVPFEIINKAMGKKNISKLLNACYRTLGLKDTVIAADQIMYTGFHYAMIAGASVGIDDMVIPDAKKDIIEAAEAEVREIQEQFQSGLVTAGERYNKVIDIWSNANEKVAKAMMENLSKETVKNRDGEMEEQASFNSVFMMADSGARGSAAQIRQLAGMRGLMAKPDGSIIETPITANFREGLNVLQYFISTHGARKGLADTALKTANSGYLTRRLVDVAQDLVINNDDCGTFEGVKMTPLIEGGDVVEPLRERVLGRTVAEDVLKPGTNEILVERNVLLDEALVDLLEVNSVDQIQVRSVITCENDFGVCARCYGRDLARGHMVGHGESVGVIAAQSIGEPGTQLTMRTFHIGGAASRASAENNVQVKTTGTLKLHNAKFVINTDEKVVIVSRSTEITIIDDQGREKERYKVPYGAILTTKDGSSVTSGEIVANWDPHSHPIVTERAAKISFADVDDSNTEMQQDELTGLTRIVVNDLSKANAKEPKLILESDEFGLQEIRLPSFTTIEATDGMDAKPGDVLARIPQESSKTRDITGGLPRVADLFEARKPKEPAILAEVSGMIGYGKETKGKKRLMITPKTGDHYEEMIPKWRNLNVFEGENVEKGEVIADGPESPHDILRLRGISAVSNYIVNEVQEVYRLQGVKINDKHIEVVIRQMLRKCMITYSGDTKFLEGEQVEVSNVKIANREIEKQGKIPAQYETQLLGITKASLSTESFISAASFQETTRVLTEAAVQGKEDELRGLKENVIVGRLIPAGTGFSYHQKRTARKLAEMQEREEPSVSASEAELALTEALNAEVTDTPADE